Part of the Henckelia pumila isolate YLH828 chromosome 2, ASM3356847v2, whole genome shotgun sequence genome is shown below.
ATGAACAACTATTTTTTCGCAATAATATTACCATCATTATTTTTATCaatcttattaaaaaaaaattttttgatatatattaatatatatatttggtttTAGGCAttcctttaatatatatatatatatatatatatatatatatatatcttttatttatGAACCTATTGTCGACTAAAAATACATTATCccaatcttttaaaaaaaatggacaCATATAAATACATTCCCCCAAAGGCGGAATAAATATGTTACATGATAATTCAAGAATGTGTGCATGTCTCCAactgttttgttttgtttttttattatttttttttaatatttgatagaTGGGAATAATTGGGGAGAAGATGGATTTGGACTTTATTATTTCAACTGGCGACAACTTTTATCCCGAGGGATTGATTAATGTAAATGATCCAGCCTTTGATGAATCTTTTACCAATGTATACACAGCTTCAAGCTTACAGAAGCAATGGTATAGTGGTAATTTCCATACCCTCCTCtcaaaatttcaatttcaattccaaTTTTAATTGTGTAagcaaatttataattaaacttattatttttatgaatcAGTTTTAGGAAACCATGACTATAGAGGAGATGCTTTGGCACAATTGAGTCCTCTCCTCAATCAAAAGGATAGTAAATGGTTTTGCCTAAAATCATACATTCTCGATGCAGGTTAGTATATAATTAATTGAGGGTACACACCCATATATCTAATATaataacattattttttttacatataaatatatcacTTCAAATTGTGAAATTTCTTTTGTATCCTTCATTTTTCACTTTGTTACTCAATCGTTAATTAATCATATTTTGTATTAAGTAATATTGTTAATTGAATATCTCTCCTCTATTATGTATtggatattaattaataaacatATATCTAATTGTAAATTTTTCACGTGTATTGCACACGCTCTTTCATAGCACGATGGTAGCTAGTATTTATAGATCTTtgcttttatattttaaattttgagaaTAGAAATTTAGGTTCTCTCGAGTGTTTTTACCTCAGAAGATCTGGGTAATAAGTTATGTGTTAAGACTATAATTCTTAAGATCCTATGCTTGCGATTGTAGagagaaaaaaatttcaaaaacaaaaaatttattaatatataccACACTGTTATTCTAGGAACACCTTTTATAAGTTTAATTACACTTTATAAAGTAAAAATGATTCTATATCTTTTAAACTTAATCATTAAAAATTAGAATTAGAATTTCTAGAAAAACCTAAGACTAAAAATCTAAATCTAATCAAAGTATgttcaatttattaaaataatataaatgttataattcaaagaaaaaattTTCAATTAGAAAACCTTAGAAAAGAAAGTTCTTTAAAAAGGATTCAAGATCAAttagaaactcgggaattccaaaataaaatttttaatttccaaaatttattaGAAACCGAAGTCtgttttgatatttaaaatgCTTTCTGGAATTGAAAACAACACATTGTAGATCTTTCTTAGAAACAGATTTTGATGATAAGAAAATCCCTACCAAAGCCAGACATATACAAATAAATTCTGAATTGGAAGAACATTGTAAAAATGAAATACAAGACTTAGAGAAAAAAGGTCTAATTTCTAAATTTAGATCTCCTTGGAGTTGTGTTGCCTTTTAtgtcaataaaaattctgaaataGAAAGAGGATTTCCAAGATTAGTAATGAATTATAAACCATTAAACAAAACATTAAAATGGATTAGATACccaatttcaaataaaaaagatttattacaaaaacttcaaaagcctaatatattttctaaatttgttATAAAATATGGATTCAGGCAAATTCAGATCTCCCAAAAAAATAGATATTAAACTGTGTTCACAGTCCTTTTTGGATAATTTGAATGGAATGTGATGCGCGTTAGATTAAAAAATGCCTCTTTTAAATTTCAAAGTgatcttttaaataaaaaattcttaCTAAGAATATATTGTGAAAGTGCAAAAGAGATTTTGCAAAAAGATGACCTTGCCTCAAAACAAATTTGCAAGATGTCAAGCAATATTAAAcatatttgattttgatataaaatttattaaaggAGAAACAAATTCTTTACCATATTTTCTTATCCGAAAATTTCTACAAAACAGAAATGCCACCCaaaaatgataaaaatcctCTTCAGATACCCACACCAAGTCAAACCAAAAACTTGGTATGAAATTGTTAAACAAGAGGAAGAAGAATAATTAAAGAATACTGCCCAATTAAAACCACATGTAAGATCTTCTTGATATTCCATAAGTGGAAAATGCTATAAATTAAGTTCAGAAAAATGAAAtttctgataaaaaaaaaaatttaagagaagtttttacataaaaaattcctttcaaattttatcaaattctgaaaataCTGCAAATTCCCAACTTTCCCTTATCCAAACACCTTTAAAATCCCCGTctgagtttttttaaaaacaaaattggCAAAAGATTATATGAATAGAAAAAATTTTCCATGAACAAGATCCTTTTCAAACAAAATTATTTCGGGACATTTTTTAATCCAAAGGACATCACATTCCATTCAAACTGACCAAAGggactgtgaaaacaatttTATATCTATATTTTTCGGAGatttggattttcagaatccagatttcatatcaaatttaaaaaatatattggccttttgaattttttgttataaatatttttttattcggAATTGGATATCTAATCCATTTTAGTGCTTGTTTAAtagttaatataatttattactaATCTCGGAGTTCTTCTTTCTATTTCGGAATTTTTATAGACTTAAAAGACTGAATAACTCCAAGGTGATCTGGATTTAGATATTAGAGGTTTTTTCTCCTAATTTTTGTATTTCTTTTTTAGAATTTCCTTCTAATTCAGAATTCATTTGTATAGATCTAAATTTTGTGGGTATTTGTTTATCATCAAAATCTATTTCACAAGAAAGATCTACAATATGTTGTTTCGATTCCAGAAGACATTTGGAATATCAAAAGGGATTTCTGTTtctaataaattttgaaattcatgTGTTTCTAATTGTTTGAATATTTTTCAAAGAAATGTCATTTTTAAGATTTTCTAATTAAAAAATCTTTCCTCGTATTAGAAcgttaatattattttcatagatCGAACATGCTTTAATCAGATTTAGATTCTAGTTTTAGGTTTTTCTAGAAActtaaattctaattttttattattaaatttaaaacatataGGATTATTTTTTACTTTATAAGGTGTAATTAAACTTATAAAACGTGTTCCTAGAATTACAGTATGGTGAAAATCATTAACAAGAACAAAATCAGTTTTTATAGCAATATCATTATTTAATATTGATGCTTCTGTTTTTAAATTACAAATAGTTTTGAATTATTAGCAGCGGGTAATTTTTCAAGAGTTTTTTGTTGGAATTCTGTAGgcacaattcttgattttatgcAGTTTAAATCTGCACTGGTATAAAAAAGAGTTACTGTATCTATTTTaaagttttcttgagaatgtaagtttatttttaaaagatatTTTCTAGaagttatttttcttaaaacaaaaagaaaatcttCTGGAATttgtttaatattttgaatgttttgtgttatattttttaatatttcttCTTCAGTTTCTGAAGAACTTTCTAcgtttatgttttgaagaatTAATTTATTGCTTCGAAATTTTGAAGTTGTTTTtagggcaatttgctcaaaaatcctcaaatgcaaacatgttttgctttggggtccctagtcaACAAATGTgatacaaaacaatacaagatgtggtacaaaaccatacaagatgtggtacaaattaacaaaaaaatgtggtacaaaaaagtggctaggaagtgcagagcaaaacatatttgcattggggatttttgagcaatttgcacttgtttttattttaattcttttatttctaTTATTATTGAGGAAAGGTCCAGACATTTCcaccacaattttttttaaaaaaagtggcTTTGGCTTTGCTTGCATCGGGCAGCGTGAAATGCGCgtccttttatttttattatttttgttctatattatattaaataaaaaatattaaggaCAAAATTATAAAACGAATTAgttaaagtaaataaataaatataaattatagattattctatttaaatttaaaataaaaaaaaataaagtgatAGTGGGGTTCATATATGATTGATTGGCAGGATATTTGATTgtaaaatttgagatatttaaaagtgagatatatcatatatatatatatatagatatatatgatGACGCGAAACAATGTGTCAACAAATAATTAGGAAAAATGTCCCAACCATTGTGGTTGTCCTAAGGGTACCCACAACACCCATTCACCATTATTCTTCATTATGGGTGGGGAGAATAATGGAGAGAGAGGGGGACGATCAGACACTTGAACGTTcctctctcatttttttttaaatcacgCGACTTTGGACGCGTGGGGGAGCGCCCCACGCCGGCCTCACGCATCTATAgactttcttaattttttttgtatttaatgGTAGTATTTTATGAGTTATGTACTTGTTTTTTCccttttattttgtatttttattatattttttaatagtaatttaatttttattaaatttgaattaaataacaaaaataacaaaaatttgtAACGGTTAGTTTCAAATCACATCTATAAATACTTACCAATGTGTATTCATTCAAATTCACTACACTCTTCAATTCTACTCATCATATTCTTcccatctaattttttttaaattccttCAATCTTATTTTCTATCCAAAATGGATGAAAATATGAGGGAATTTCTTACAAATTTGTTGAATTCTACACACAATCCGCAAGAAAATTATCTTCCCAAAATCCacaaattccaacaaatcatcaatatccACATCCATTTCTAAATATGCAGTTTCCTCCACAAAATGTTCAAAATTTCCAaggttttggaaattttatgaaTCATCCGAATTATGCCCCCGAGGTCTACATCAACCGCTTCTAGCCGAATATTGGCAAAACATGAGTCATCCACATTTCACGCTGTCGGTTGTTCAAGGCTATGGTACCCCACACACAACTGGTATACATTTTTCATCTCTGATGCCGAATGAACCTGCGACTCCGAATTTTGTCCCGAAAACTCAACTTTCCGATCGTGaatcccaatcgaggtggtcaatttagaaaaaaaaaacgattTCAAATGCTGAGGGTAGAGAAAACGTTTAACTTGGACAAAGGTTGGATACGAGGTCTTGGCGAGAAGTTTTGTCATAATCAGCAATGATCCAATAATCGACAATGATCAGAAGGTGGATGTTTTTTGGGGACGTATTTCCAGCTAATACAATGAGAATCGTTCTCCAGGTTCAATCAGCAGAAAGACAAATGTTATAGGGTCACATTGACACAACACAATCCAAAAGAAGGTAAATCGATTCAACGCAAATTACAATAGTATTTACATCTCATATCGCAGTGGTCACAGTGACGAAGATATATTGAGGTTTGCGTACGAAAAATATCGCGACGAAAACAATGGTGTTGCATTCAATCTCGAGCATGTGTGGAGAATTGTCAAAGATCGTCCAATGTTTACTCTTAGAGCATCCACAATTCATTGACAATTCTCCACACATGCTCGAGATTGAATGCAACGCCATTATTTTCGTCGCGATATTTTCCGTACGCAAACCTCAATATATCTTCGTCACTGTGACCACTGCGATATGAACTGTAAATACTATTGTAATTTGCATTGAatcgatttatttttttttggattgtgTTGTGTCAATGTGACCGTATAACATTTGTCCTTTTGCTGATTGAACCTGGAGGACGATTCTCATTGTAGTAGCTGACAACACGTCCCCAAAAAGCATCCGTTTTCTGATCATTGTCGATTATTGGATAATCGCTGATTGTGACAAAACTTCTCGCCAAGACCTCGTCTTCAACCTTTGTCCAAGTTAAACGTTTTCTCGTGCCCTCAgcatttgaaattatttttttctaaattgaCCACCTTGATTGGGGATTCACGATCGGAAAGTTGAGTTTCCGGGACGAAATTCGGAGTTGCAGGTAGAGCTGTCAGACGGCCACCAAAAACCCTCCTTTTAGCGGGTCGAGGGCGGACCAGCCCACCATCCCGGCGGGCTagaaatcctcaacccaacccaacccaaggtgggttgtGGGTTAGGCGGACCGGCCCATGGGTTGGCTCAatacaaatacaaataaataaaaatcattgtaattaattataaattttatttcataaataaatattaatagaaagatattaataaaaaaatttaataattgatttcatacgtgaattttatataaaataattaatacaaaaaaactcacaacttttattaaaaaatacatatattacaataaaaataaaaataacataataatTCTACAGACCCGCGGCGAGCCAACCCGTGCGGGTCGCGGGCCTAGGCGGGTTGGCCCACCTTTagttgggttgaaatttttttaacacaacccacttaaattgtgtggaCCAACCTGGCGGACCTAACCTAAATTGACGGCTCTAGTTGCAGGTTCATTTGGCATCGGATATGAAAAATGTATACCAGTTTGGTGTGGGGTATCATAGCCTTGAACAACCAACGACATGAAATGTGGATGACTCATGTTTTGTCAATATTCGGTTGAAAGCGGTTGATGTGGACCTCGGGGGCATAATTCGGATGattcataaaattttcaaaacctTGGAAATTTTGAACATTTTGTGGAGAAAACTGCATGTTTGGAAATTGATGTGGATATTGATGATTTGGTGGAATTTGTGGATTTTGAGAAGATGAATTTTCTTGCGGGTTGTGTGTAGAATTATAAAATTTGTAAGAAATGCCCTCATATTTTCATCTATTTCAGATAGAAAGTAAGGTTGtagaaactttaaaaaaattgatgggGATAATATGAAGAGTAGAATTGGAGAGTGTAGTGAGTTAGAATGAATGCACATTCGTAAATATTTATAGATGAGATTTGAAACTAGCcgttacaattttttttttaattcaaatttaataaaaaataaattgcaattaaaaaatataataaaaatacaaaatcaatTCGTTGGgaaaaaataaatacacaaatcataaaataatgtcattaaaaaacaaaaaaaataaaaaagaaaaataaaaaggcCACAGACGCATGGTGCCCGCGTGAGACGCTcctctttctctctctctcccCCCATTATTCTCTCCACCCACAATGGAGAATAATGAAGAATGAGTATTATTAACACCCATTTACCATCTATTGTGGATATCCTAAGGCAACGTTTGGTTTCATAGATATGATAACATAATGATAAAGTATATTGAGATTATGGAAAAAATTGGATAGGattgaaataaataatgatatgtttgatttgaatgattttAATATTGGGATTGTGATaatgataaattttaaaattacttTTTACTCCTgtcattataaataaataatatttttttggctTTAGAAATTTAATTCAGTTTCTAGTacattttttctttctattcTTTTCTTGGTTCGTGTGCATTACTCATCTTCTTCGCCCTTCTTCTCATTGCATTTCTCTGTGTGCTCTTCATCTCCTCCATTGTTTCCAAAATTTTCGACAGCAATATTTGTTTTTCTCTCATCCTATCGTATTAACTACCAAAATTCCCAACATTGAAATACTATTGACCAAATTAAAAGCAAACTAACCAAAATTTCCCAACATTCAAGGCAGAACCAAACTAAAAGCAAAAAACGAGAAAATAAATATTAGATCTGCAAATTTTTTACTTCAATATTAATAATGAAACCCAAGATAACTCTGCCGTATCTAAAGTTTAATCACTGTACTTTTTTTGAGTtctgtaatatttttttataattataaattcttTTGTATGAACATTTTGTGCTTAAGGGAAAAAAATTTAACCATGAGAATGGAtggttttttcaaaaaatacacGGAACTTAGCTTTTGGATAGAGGAAAAATccatttgagtttttaaaatgtGCAGGGATATCTTAGTAAATTTATGCGTTAATCACAGACCTACATAAATTATCACACCCATATTTGTGGTATAATTTGTCCAATGAAAAATGGCTACAGTGCGGGCTTCTCCCTATTTCACGGGCCAACGAATTTGAACAAAAAACTAACCAAACATCAGATAATTGAGTAATTAATACTTTATCATATCTCTATCCAACGTACCATACAAGTCCTAAGAACATATATAATAGAGGATATTTGGAAAAACACACGGAAATGTCCGGACATTTCcaccacaattttttttaaaaaaaatggttttGGCTTTGCTTGCATTGGGCAGCCTGAAAGGCACGgccgtttaatttttttttttttttaaaaattttttttttaaatttttttttactttattattttataCTCACATGTATGATTAATTGAAAAAATAGATGTCGTGCAACGactaatattaaattaaaatttgtaatttttcaaaaaaatttattgttatgttgtactatttcaatttaaataaaattttaatatcaaatcaattatattatatattaaataaaaaatattaatgacaaaattataaaacgaattaattaaaataacgAAATAAATagatattataaattattttatttaaaataaaaataaaaaagtaataAAGTAGCAGTGGGGTCCTTAAAAGTTTGATTGATATGATATTTTATTGTGGAACATTGTATATTTGAGGAGTGAGATATATTGACGATGACGTGAAATAATAAGCCCACAAATAGTGGGAGAAATGTCCCAATTATTAGCGTATGTTATAACAGGAGTGTTTGACCACATTATGGAAGAAAAAGTATTTGAgatataacataaaataatttcaaacgATTGTGATtgcctaataataataataataataataataataataatataaaatgttctGAGGGTAAATTGAATTCTCAATTCCTTCTATGGAGTCCACAGTTTTTTAAAACttaaatttgttaaaaaaaaaaaaaaaaaaaaactatcccGTCGATACTTCATTTTTGTGAATTTTATGTTCACAACTAAAATTAGAAACCAATAATTTTACTCATGGTATTTCCCAAAGCCAGCCAAAAGAAACACCTCAAAAAGTACGAAAAGTAAAAGCAATGTAAGAAAAGGCTGAGCCACTGGCCGAAACCCGACGTGTGAATTTACTATAATGCCTTTCAGAaagtacttttttttttatttgagtgaaaatattttttgaaaataaaattttacgcTTTCAGATCTCAGGTAAAACAAAATTATCATCATCAAaggaaaattatatttattcaatgcCCCCCATTTTTTCATCAGAAATTGCAGAGTTCTTTTTCATAGACACAACACCGTTCCAAGATAAATACTTCACCAATCCCGGAGATGAAGTGTACGACTGGAGAGGGGTGCTTCCCAGAGACAAATATCTTTCGACtctcttaaaagtaaatttGATATATCctctaaataaatttattttattttaatgtgGAAAATATTATTCTTTAAATAagcaattatttaatttaattctaTACATGAAATGAACTCAATATATTGTAGGATTTGGACTCGGCATTAGTAAAATCATCGGCAAAATGGAAGATTGTGGTTGGCCACCACACAATTAGAAGTGCTGGGATTCATGGAAATACTCAAGAGCTAGTGCAAAAGCTTCTCCCAATCCTTCAGGTAGAACATTTTTTATATAAGATTCATCCTTTTCCCATATGTCCATTAATCGCGGCATTAATCGAGTATCCATGGTATGCTGAACATCTAATCATTTTGATATTACATACGATGAACAAATATGAAAAGTTCGTACACACATATGGAAATAGGATCATGAAATCTTGACAAAGTGTATGTGAGTAGGACAACCGAAGCATATTGAATCGACATAACAATAGATGTACAAACTGTTGTAGATTTTTGCTACGTTAGATGGATATCGGAATAGAAGAATGTTAAATGCGAGTATTGAATGAACCATAAAAAATTTGCAGGCAAACAATGTCGACCTCTACATAAATGGGCATGACCATTGCTTGGAACACATCAGTAGTGCAGATAGCCCACTTCAATTTCTAACTAGTGGGGGTGGTTCCAAGTCATGGAGGGGTAGCTACAATTGGCCAAATCCAAAAAATGAAATGTTGTTCTATTACGACGGGCAAGGTTTCATGACCATGAAAATTACTCAAACTGACGTTGAGATCAACTTCTATGATATTCTTGGCCATGTAATGCACCAATGGAGTGCATCGAAATCATTGATCTACGCAACTTAGATTGTATATTTTGCGCaatgtaaaaatattatgaCTCTGCGATCTAGACAATTATCATTTGTAATATATTATTCAACTTTTGCATGATTTTCATGTTTCCTAATCCCTAACTCATAGATGCCCCCAGACTTGATGATTGAAGGATGTTAAAGTAGATTTGCGTCCACCTGATATAGCCTAAATTCAGCTATCTTAGTCCAGAATCATTCGATTCCGTCTTCCACATGATATAGGAGTATTGCAGTACTTACTCGCTCATAAAAGGCGAAAGATTTTTCTGTGATACCTGATGTATGACGATGTCTATTACTCAATGGATCCAATGTCAAGACTGAGGCAAAGAGAAAATAGCTTGATAAGTTTGCCAATGAGGTAAGCTTTTGAGCATATCTTTTTGCAGGTTACAGATATAAGCTTCCCACTTGAAAATTGTGGCAAAAAACCTGGTCCAATTGAAGGATTGTTCAAAAATTTTCTTGCCATGAGTCAAGTGTCCAAATCTTGTCTCTGCGGATTGATGATCCTTCAGAACAGCGGCTTCAAAGAAGTCAAGTTTCTGCCTCTGTGATTCAGATAAGGCTATTACTTTGATAGGTGAACCTTTCACCTCTGCTGTCTCCGATTCTGATGATTTCCAATAATAGAAGTTTACCACCTGCTCGATACAAAGGAAAGGAATGGTGAATGCATTGCAAAATAAATGAAGCCAaaaatgttgcatttttattCAATAGCTTCACTCGGGAAAAAAAGACCACAGAATGGATGATTCCTTTCCTTACCTGACAAATTAcccatcaaataaataaatacaagagGGCTTGTGTAGACATGATTATTCTAAATTTCAAACTCGTTTGTCACAATGAATTTTCAACATGAAGGCCCTGGTCAACTAATAATACGTAATAAGAGCAAAGGATGGCCAACACAGGTCATCAGAAGTGGCACATAACCACGCAAAAATGTTTGTAACATTTAACACATTTAATTCCCAGCTAAGTATTTACCAATTTTCAACTGATAGAAGAATAAAAAGAAATCATAGAAGGAAATGTTTAAAACCTTCACTAATTCCGATTTCACATCATGCCCCTTGTGACACTTCCACACACTGTAATTTCTAACAATTGTCAAGGAATAACAACCTGAAGGGCGTGCAATATGTTGACAAATTCCCATACGAGCAACTCATCTCCACGTACCAAATGTAAAGGTTTCCCTAGTAACTTCAAGTTACAAGATGAATCCAACGGAGGTAGATAACTTTTCTTGTCAGATGCAGAAATGTCAAATCCAAGAACATGTAACCTTGCATAGCATATATCAAATCCTGATCGGAACATTGATGCTTCTTCAGGAGGGAACCAGTACATATTATTGGATGCTCGTATAGGAAAATACAAAGGAATAGCGCCATCAGAGATATTTAATGCATATTCAGAAAGAGAGGAAAGAAGTTTAGCATCTTCGTCGTGAGATGCATCACGGCTGAACCACAAAGTAAGGGTAAGCCTTTCTCCTTCAGTGATCTGTTAATCAACGTACACATAAATGAAGATAAAAATGAGCTTGAAAAACATGGAATCATAGAAGCTTTATGGTTACCGTCGATGAGCAAGCACTTCAAAATGAACAAATATCAAAACATTGTTCTATCAAAGAAATATGAAGTCAGTAACCAGATGCTGAGTCTATAAATAAGCATTCCTGTGTGCATCCAAACTATGTAATCAATCCCGTGTCTGCAAACAGACATTTCATCAAAAAGTGCATTCCTTAGTTAATTTCTAGTTGTCATCTATTTTTTCTTCCAACAACATTTCAGTTGACCCTTCAGCTATCCTCACATGAAGAAGGTAATGCACAAAAGCTTGGCTTATACACCATTTTGTGAGCTAATAATGGCAAAAATAACAACCAAATTCATTCGAAAAATCAGTTTGAAGTTAGAGAGAAACAATACAAAACTACAGGTTCAGATCGCGCACTATTGTTGCTAGAAACAAGTACTAAAAGTCCCTTTTCGGTATCTTAATAGAACTAAAAGCATTTT
Proteins encoded:
- the LOC140885077 gene encoding purple acid phosphatase 8-like isoform X2, whose translation is MFPKHYNILIIFLLIIENNYLYGKIISDKFPRFEHPAKSDGSLSIMVVGDWGRRGHYNQSDVAHQMGIIGEKMDLDFIISTGDNFYPEGLINVNDPAFDESFTNVYTASSLQKQWYSVLGNHDYRGDALAQLSPLLNQKDSKWFCLKSYILDAEIAEFFFIDTTPFQDKYFTNPGDEVYDWRGVLPRDKYLSTLLKDLDSALVKSSAKWKIVVGHHTIRSAGIHGNTQELVQKLLPILQANNVDLYINGHDHCLEHISSADSPLQFLTSGGGSKSWRGSYNWPNPKNEMLFYYDGQGFMTMKITQTDVEINFYDILGHVMHQWSASKSLIYAT
- the LOC140885076 gene encoding uncharacterized protein isoform X1; translation: MADSEKLPRLILRNFLSLQLCKELEFIHKSCCTVGYRPNVFSTTLAHLLATNSPHLIMPFVPIRESLKEKVEEHFGCEYELFVEFTGLISWCKGASIGWHSDDNRDYLKQRDFAAVCYLNNYEVDFKGGLFYFQDGEPSTFAPMAGVSDFFARYRISVWMLFFQKDVIIYTADNKNVHSVGEITEGERLTLTLWFSRDASHDEDAKLLSSLSEYALNISDGAIPLYFPIRASNNMYWFPPEEASMFRSGFDICYARLHVLGFDISASDKKSYLPPLDSSCNLKLLGKPLHLVRGDELLVWEFVNILHALQVVNFYYWKSSESETAEVKGSPIKVIALSESQRQKLDFFEAAVLKDHQSAETRFGHLTHGKKIFEQSFNWTRFFATIFKWEAYICNLQKDMLKSLPHWQTYQAIFSLPQS
- the LOC140885076 gene encoding uncharacterized protein isoform X3, which codes for MTSALHSHCALSGGLEIAANSVSLWLKAVCYLNNYEVDFKGGLFYFQDGEPSTFAPMAGVSDFFARYRISVWMLFFQKDVIIYTADNKNVHSVGEITEGERLTLTLWFSRDASHDEDAKLLSSLSEYALNISDGAIPLYFPIRASNNMYWFPPEEASMFRSGFDICYARLHVLGFDISASDKKSYLPPLDSSCNLKLLGKPLHLVRGDELLVWEFVNILHALQVVNFYYWKSSESETAEVKGSPIKVIALSESQRQKLDFFEAAVLKDHQSAETRFGHLTHGKKIFEQSFNWTRFFATIFKWEAYICNLQKDMLKSLPHWQTYQAIFSLPQS
- the LOC140885076 gene encoding uncharacterized protein isoform X2; its protein translation is MADSEKLPRLILRNFLSLQLCKELEFIHKSCCTVGYRPNVFSTTLAHLLATNSPHLIMPFVPIRESLKEKVEEHFGCEYELFVEFTGLISWCKGASIGWHSDDNRDYLKQRDFAAVCYLNNYEVDFKGGLFYFQDGEPSTFAPMAGDVIIYTADNKNVHSVGEITEGERLTLTLWFSRDASHDEDAKLLSSLSEYALNISDGAIPLYFPIRASNNMYWFPPEEASMFRSGFDICYARLHVLGFDISASDKKSYLPPLDSSCNLKLLGKPLHLVRGDELLVWEFVNILHALQVVNFYYWKSSESETAEVKGSPIKVIALSESQRQKLDFFEAAVLKDHQSAETRFGHLTHGKKIFEQSFNWTRFFATIFKWEAYICNLQKDMLKSLPHWQTYQAIFSLPQS
- the LOC140885077 gene encoding purple acid phosphatase 8-like isoform X1 — its product is MFPKHYNILIIFLLIIENNYLYGKIISDKFPRFEHPAKSDGSLSIMVVGDWGRRGHYNQSDVAHQDKNIFVLEMGIIGEKMDLDFIISTGDNFYPEGLINVNDPAFDESFTNVYTASSLQKQWYSVLGNHDYRGDALAQLSPLLNQKDSKWFCLKSYILDAEIAEFFFIDTTPFQDKYFTNPGDEVYDWRGVLPRDKYLSTLLKDLDSALVKSSAKWKIVVGHHTIRSAGIHGNTQELVQKLLPILQANNVDLYINGHDHCLEHISSADSPLQFLTSGGGSKSWRGSYNWPNPKNEMLFYYDGQGFMTMKITQTDVEINFYDILGHVMHQWSASKSLIYAT